In Cyprinus carpio isolate SPL01 chromosome A5, ASM1834038v1, whole genome shotgun sequence, the sequence CAGAAAGACTTGAAACCATCTGAACTCGAGGCAGAGTTGATCAACTCTGACCTCGGTGAAGAGAGACGCATCATTTGGTGTCACTTCAGTGGTGGCTACCCTatgtcaaaattaaaaacagactTTAACATTAGACTTTACATTCATTTAACTTGTTTATATAGgtagaaaacatttatattactTAGTCCTCATTTGCTCAACATGTGAACATGATGTGTAATCAACTGGAACCCGGTTAACCAATGCAGACTGAAAAACCCCAAGACTTGCTGTTTTGGATTCTGACCCCGTTGTCTATCCATAAGTATTTAGCCCTTGACAAAGTCACTCAGACCCTTTTTGCTTGtccatttttttcctgtttccaaaaattcaaaaactgaatgTGTCCCAAAGCCTTTTCTTTATGATGGTGTTAGCAGAAAAACTGCTAAcagttttgttcatcttcagatgTTTCCACCAGtgagatgaaaaattaaaaatatatattctctaCAGATTGACGAACTCACACTCACAGATCAGTGGGACCATCTCAGTAAAGACCCGTTTCCCATCTACACAGTGATTGACAAGCAATGCaaaaaggagaaggagaagggaGGAGGTCTGTGTTGGTTTGTGTAAGAGAAAGAAGCAGTGTTATTGTGATCATATCAGCTGTTATATGGTGGTGTTTTCTGTCTGCAGACCCCTGGTTTGAGATCAGTCCACTTGAGGCTGGTTATTCTCTCACTGGAGCGTTTGTGGAAACATCCAGCTTCGGCAGCAAGTTTGAAAATGGCTCAAAGAAAAAACCTCAGGATGAAATGGACATGCTGTACCTGCAAGGTAACAAACTCTGTCACAAGAGAGTTCATTAATATTTGCGATATCAATGTACACTGAACTTATAATGTGTGTGTCAAAGCTGAGATGCAAACAACATTacaattagaaatgttaaaaataatttaaagcagttttaacagcatattggtttttttttcaacataaaacTTCTCAATAAACAGTGatgtaaataaaagataatttatgCTGAACAATTTAAGAGCTCAAATTTGACAAACCATCCATTAAGACTTCTAttatagccattttttttttaattatgtttttgtttcatttattgtaaacacttttaaatgtattttctacaGCTCTGTGTGGCAGCGCTTTAGCTGATCGAGGCGAGAACTTTAAATTCCTCTGGGAAATAATAAAAGGTGAAGCTGCATTTGAAGATTCAGTTCTGCCTAAAGTTAACAGTCATTTCATTATCATGTGAACTCTGACTGTATTGGATTTTCCCCCCAGGTCTCTTTGAAGATTTAACACCTGTAATAGAATCGGACACGTTTGAGGAAATGAGGAAAGGTACCGTATTCTTtgtatttcagcatttatttgtagATAAGTTTTATCTTTTGTGTCTACTGATATTTTCATGCTTCCAGCAGAGAAATGAAATgtcaaagtgaaaaataaaagatgAGCTATAATGAGGATAATCTTCATTCCGGTTTTAAAGACCAATAGTTATTTCTGTAGCACTTGCTAGGTATAAACATATTGTAACAATTTAAACTAACATTCtattttctaaagcatttattaatctaaagctgtatacatttacttttacattaaaaacaaaaatattaatatgcaaataaCTGACCTGAGCTAACAAAGATCTGCTGTTTTTAGCTGCTACatcaacaaagattaataaatgctgtaaagtgttaccaaacacaaaaagatttttgtgtgtatgtttgcttACTCTTGTAGGAAACTCCTGATATCTGAACATTATGATTTTGGGGGTGTAAAGCACTTACATTCAAGACATTCTGCAGtgtgttaatgtttgtttaatgtgtgttttcttCAAAAGAACCAAAAGCCCCACCTGCATACAAGTGTTACCAGGTGCTCATAGATCTTGTGGAAGTGAATCTCGCTGTTTTAAATGGGAAAGATCCTTCTGCTCTTGTTCAGACCATCAAAACAACACTGGAAGGTGAGATTTTCCTAAAGTCTGCTAGAATTCATTTAGAGacgtctagttttttttttttttttttttagctaatttgAGTCTCTACAGTGAAGTTAGTATGAACTTGTTTGATTTGCTCATGTCCCTGTGATGTTATGTTTAGGGCTGGgccttcatgctttttttttaatatatacactgTCAATTATAGACCTCAATAATGAATGTTTCCCTCATTTGCAGAGCTCGGTGGAGGCAAAAATCACCTGATTATCCCAGGGGAAAAATCTACTCTCGCTGAAAAACAAGCTGCAAAATTTGATGTGAAGAAATTCACTGAGCATGTAATAAAGGATTTGAGTTGTTTATTCAGTTCGGATTCTTTTGGTAAGTTGAATTGTCTGTACAACTGATTTGTAGTGTACTTCTTCTTTGATTTTCTACCCAGATTAATGCATAAACTGAGAAGTGCTTTAGATTCAATAAAGCTTCAAATTTTGCAACAAAACAGGTCTTAGCAGACTGATGCCACAGAATAAACCTTTGCTTTAGACAACCAATTAAGTACGATTatggccaaataaataaataaaaataattaatgaaataaaaataataatcaggaatatttaaaggggcagttcaaccaaaaatgaaaatctgactttCATTTATCTTCTAAGCACAAATGAAGATCATTTTAATGAAAGCTGTGatatttctgtccctccattaaaaGTCCATTGACCCAAAAACTTCAAAGCACTCATaaagaatagtaaaaaaaaaaaaaaaaaaaaacaccacacatttGTCTCAATTATCGTATTTTAATAATCAATGAAAGCCGCAATTGAAACTAAAATTTGATTATTCACAGAGCCCTACATTAAAGCATAAAGATTATGAAACATCAAAAATCATCTCCAAAGAATCATACAGTCAACTGAAAAacaatatacagaatataaaatatCAGAAATTAGGAACCATTTACTAAATTTAAGAACCACTGTGTATTTGTATTTCAGATCTTGTGTTTGAGCATTTGTAAATGCATGACTCAGTGGATCTGGGGCAGGAATTATAACTTCCTCCACAAAATGAAAAGTGAGAACAGACCTGCTATTAACTAGAAATTCAatgtgaataatataatatacagactCATTTCATGTTGTGCTCCCTCAGATGAAACAGTGCCTCCCGGTCTTCTGAAAAGTGAGACGAGAGACTATATAGACGCCGGACTACTGCTGAACTCACCCTACTTCTCAGTGCTGAGAGAAGAACGAGACATTGATCTTATCATTTCCCTGGATTTCAGTGAAGGGGATCCTTTCATGgtattatacacatttataacACATACTCtaataaaagttaaatgtttagTTCACTCCTCAGTGAAAACtctgtgattatttactcacccacatcgTTCCAAGCCCACAAGACTTTGGTTCACCtctggaacacaaatgaagaccattttaatgaaatctgagaaatTTTTATCCTTCCGTTGAAAGTCTGTTCACCCAAGCCTCTAAATAAATAGatcataaaataaatccatatgaatcaaattGTTAAATCAAAGTCACTTTACATGATGAACAAACTTATTTCCGCCAGTCTCTTTATACACATTTTGATGCATCAAAGTTTTGGGTGAACAGCAGGCCCTGGCTCCATGGGCCAAATAACAACTGATTGCAAAATTAGTGTGACATTCAATTTATCTCCAGATTTCAAGGAAGATAGTGCTCTTCAGCTGCTTGTTATTTAAAAACTAGAATGCATATAAGTCTTGCAGTTTAAgcattcaaatgattttaaaggggtcatacgatgttgctaaaaaagaacattatttggtgtatttggtgtaatgaaatgtgttaatgcggtttaaggttaaaaaacacattattttccacatactgtacattattgtttctcctctatgccctgcctttctgaaacacttagttttttacaaaactcatagttctgaaaaacgaggtgtgctctgatttgacagctatccagtgctttgtgattggctggattcctcaagcgtgtgacggaaatgttacgccccttgccatactgtgatgcgtgtcctggtcagaacaccggcgcaacaacacaaaaacaataaaacccattacaaaaggGCCGTCTGTTGCatccagtagggacataattatggattgtaatgacttatactgtgtttgaAACTGTCAGAAGAATCACtgtcagagaaacgacaaacaacaggtgctactctacaccagcggttctcaatcccagtccttgcgccccccagctctgcatattttgcacgtctctctttaacacaactgattcaggttaatcagctcgttagaagtgagctctgtgcatgaactgtgttcccattgacatggtccctacacagtgttcattgctccctactccctgagcaggggataTCTGTTGAAGTTTTAATCAGCTCGTTAGATTtgttcacggatttgcgctgcgcaacgtcttcacacacggaaacaagtgtgacatcatatatctctgtaaataaatacaatttaaattcacgtatCGCATTTTATGTTGTTGACATCaaaaaatggaatatattttctttttccttgcttttttatataatattgtaagtttaatagtaagtttaaaacaagtttgatCAAGTAATCTTAAAGAATATATTAACAACCTAACAACCctagattacgttactaactacagtttttttgtcatgtaatctgtaatcattaatggactacaatttgcaaGTAATCTACCCCACTCTATTTGCATCTTATCACACTTAAACAGATGtattaacacaaaattaaatcaaattagttCCCAATTTGGTGAGTATCCTCATAAGCACAGCCTTAACTGtgttaacattataaacataaacaGCTGTGCAAAAAAAACTAGTAAGGGTGTCAGATCAgtgcatttggtcttaaagtgacagcaacTTTATATCCCTGTTCTGTCTTGtgtctttaaagggttactccaccccaaaatgaaaattttgtcacttactttttaatcacttacccccatgtcgttccaaacaggtaaaagctttgttcgtcttcggaacacaatttaaaatattttggacgaaaaccaggaggcttgagactctcccatagactatccctgtgtactgctcagattttacaaaatggtgctacactgatttggagagacacagagagagattttgagtacaaaaagtattctcatcgcttcataacgttatggttgaatcactgatggcagatggaccattctgacaatgcttttcatactttgcTGGACCCtgactttgttatttatttggcagtctatgggacagtctcaagcctcccggttttcatccagaatatcttaaattgtgttccgaagacgaacagcgCTTTttaccggtttggaacgacatggaagtaagtgattaatgaaaaaaaaaaaaataataattggtagggagtatccctttaacgtcaattaaaaacaaaagaaaaaactgctCAAATCTGTACTTGACTGAAATTCTTCAGCTTTAATAAGggtaaatcaatatttaatttacacattatAGGATttgtacctgaatactactgaTATCTGACAGATACCATGTCTGCAGAGAAAGAGACCCCAAACTTGATAGGCCTAGAATACAATATCATGACACCAGTACTGTTGGATCTAGCTGCAAAAAGTTAAAGCACTCATTACTtttgtatattgaatttatttgtgctattgcttgtTTTACTAATGACTCGTTACTTGTATTTGatgttattaaaatacttttaaaaaaataatatataaaaaaaaaaaaattatggtggGGCCAGTGAAAACATTGACAGATAATTACCAATACTGTAAACGGATAAAAAGCaagtaaaaaatctaattaaactcAAGTGCATCtgctttaatttaaacaatatttacctAGAGAGCCTGGAGAGAGAGCATCCGCTAGCATTTCTATTCATCTCAACCTGACAatttcagtaaataataaattgaaacttcaaatgaaatgtttttctagCCCTTTTAATAAAGTGATACTGCTATGCTATTATATTGCAGACAgtgaaaaaaactcaaaaactgtGTGAAGAACTAAACACACCTTTCCCTGAAGTCATTCTCAGAGAAAAGGCAAAGAACCCGAAGGACTTCTATGTGTTCAAAGGCAAAAACGCTGCAACCGTGATTCACATGCCTCTGTTTAATGTGGTCAACTGTGGAGGCAAGTTCAGATTGTCTAATtcaataaaactgaaacattGGCTATGTTCTCATTTAAGTGTTTTACTCTTTCCTCAGATAATATTGAGGCTTGGAGGAACAAATATGATACCATTCAAGGTTCTTACAGTCGTAAGAAGATCACTGATCTTATGGAcattgctggaaaaaaaaacatctcaaacaaCAGAGAGAAACTGCTGGAGCAGATTCAAGCAGTCATTGaccaaaaaagacacaaatgatGACAATCTGAATACCAGTGGCATGAGCACTCTGAAATTACTTAAAAGACAAATTTTTAAGGTTAAATAAACATGACTTAtaccattaaaataatgtataaaaaaactaACTATAAACTTATGCtctgtttattaaaatagaagatAAATTTCATGATAgagcatttatacatttattccaaaaatagTAACTAAAAGAACTGTATGAAAAGTTATagtaatgcacattttatttgttaaccGATGTTAAGCTGTTAATTTTAATGGTCAATTTATTTTTTGGACTACATACCTTTATTTCACCAAGCTGATAGGATTTCTCAATAAAAACACCCATACAGATGATGTTTTCTAGTAATTTAAAGTCTGAATGTGATGTAACTGTAACATTTAGTCCACTGAAGGTGAGTTgaagtgagaacccaagtgcagtttaacaaagacaaaacataatccaaaaagACTTGATTTGAACAGGCATGACTTGGCAGTACCAGATTAGACACACCAACAGCGGGTTACAGCATTAAAGCTAGACAAAGAACAAAGGCAACATGAGggatatttatttcaaacaatgaGCAGAAGTAATCCAGGGGGCAGGATGGAGGGTCAGGCCCGTGAAGGGGTATAGGACCTGAATCAAGACGTGGACCGTGGAACGATGGCAGACAGTGATACAATGctggggggcagctgtggcctaatggttagagatttggacttgtaacccaaggGTCgctggttcgagtctcggtgctggcaggagttgtaggtgggagggagtgaatgaacagcgctctctccccccctcaatacccatggctgaagtgcccttgagcaaggcattgaacccccgGGTTGTTACCCGGGCGCTGGATCTGTAGCTGCCCACTTCtcctccgggtgtgtgttcacagtgtgttcacttctcactgctgtgtgtgtgtgcacttggatgggttaaatgcagagcaccagttccgagtatgggttcccatacttggcaaatgtcacgactttcactttcacttcactttggATCAGATCCAGAGAAGCGTGGAGCCAGCAGAGCAGGACGGCCAAGTGGTGCAGGTAGAGCAGGAATCCATGAGGGAGCACAGACATGGACCACTTCTCTGTGAcagaacaggcagagagtttCTGAGTAGCCACCATAGCCACGACATGGCAGGCAGAATGTTCATAGACAGCATCTTTGGTCATGAAAGAACAGTCTATGAGTTTATGAATGGCCTccatggccatgacaggacaggacagacaAAGAGTTCAGAAGTGGACACCACCACCTCAGGAGGTTCTGCAGCTGAAGCTACTGTACCACTTTTGGAGGCACTGAATTGGATTCAGAGACAGGAGAGGCCTTTGGAGCAGACTCGTGGATAGGAGAGGCCTCTGAGACAGACTCATAAACAGGAGAGGCCTCAGGAGCAGATTCATGGACAGGAGAGGCCTCTTGAGTGCAATGTGTAGCCCACATGCTGAAAATGGTGACCGCCATTACAGGAAGGGCAGTAGAGGGTGGCAGGACCTCTAAGATGGCGGGGCTTGAGAGCACTGACGTCATGGGAATGGCATCTTGTGACGAGACTCAGGTGTGGCGGCCATCTCGGCCGGGGACTCAAGCATGGcagccatcttggccggggactcaggcatGGCGTGAGCAGACTAAAGAAAATGGCGGCCATGATGGGATGAGGCTCTGAAATGGTGGCCAggtcgtgacgagactctggacaaTCAGCTGCGATGTCACAAGACTCTCATGATCAGTTGAGATGTGACGAGACTCTAGAAGGGCGGCCATTTTGCGAAGAGACTCTTGTGTGGTGGCCATCTTCCGAAGAAGCTCTTGTTGAGAAGAATGAGAAGTTCTTCTCCATGTTGAGAAGAATCTCTTAAGTGGCTGGCATGACATGAGCAagctctggcttggcagacgtgAGTTAGAGtgagctagagttcttactagaaccaggaagtatgatcatattagcccagtcctgtcaacactgcactggctccctatcaaacattgtatagattttaaaatcttgcttattacttataaagccctgaatggtttagcacctcagtatttgaacgagctcttgttacattatagtcctctacatccgctgcgttctcaaaactcaggcaatttgataatacctagaatatgaaagtcaactgcgggcggcagatccttttcctatttagcgcctaaactctggaataacctacctaacattgttcgggaggcagacacactcttagagtttaaatctagattaaagacccatctctttaacctggcttacacataacacactaatatgcttctaatatccaaatccattaaaggattttaaggctgcattaatCAGGTAAACCGGAAACAGGAACACtacccataacacctgatgtacttgctacatcgttagaagaatggcatctacgctaatattagtctgtttctctcttattccgaggtcaccgtagccaccagatccagtctgttcccaagtcagagggtcactgcagtcacccggatccagtacgtatccagatcagatggtggatcagcacttagagcggacctctacagccctgaaagacagcggagaccaggacaactagagccccagagacagatcccctgtaaagaccttgtctcataCGACCAAGACGGgaaaagaccacaggaaacagatgattcttctatACAATCTGACTCTGCTGcagtctggaattgaactgctggttttgtctggtcagaggagaactggccccgactgagcctggtttctcccaaggtttttttctccattctgtcactgatggagttttggttccttgccgctgtcgcctctggcttgcttagtaggggtcacttcatttacagcaatatcgttgattgcagatgattgcacagatactatttaaactgaactgagctgcatgatgacatcactgaattcaatgatgaactgcctttaacttgtcattttgcattgttgacacactgttttcctaattaatgttgttcagttgctttgacacaatctgttttgtttaaagcggtatgtaaataaaggtgacacactgttttcctaattaatgttgttcagttgctttcacacaaactgttttgtttaaagcggtATTTAGACATGACTTTATCAGACTTTAACATGGTGGACATGACATGAGTAGACTTTGACTTAACTGGCATGAGGTGAGCAGGTTCTTGCTTGACAAGCATAatgtgagcaggctctggagtaACGGACATGAAGTTAGCAAGCCCTGTCTTAGCAGACATGATGTTAACAGATACAGGCTGAACAGGCATGTTGTGAGCAGGCTTTCACTGTTCACGCATGATGTGAACCACCCCAGATATGACGGTTGGGGTGTGAAGATGATCTTGTTTGGTGGATACTGTAGAAGAGTGGCATTCCTCATCCGTGATCTCCACAGTAAAATCAGAGCCACTCATCCTTAAAGCAAAGTTAATGAGTCCAGTGAGGGGTCTAATGTGGCATTAAATGGGAAATTTCTCCAGTTAATTCATACCGAAAAATATATTTGAGGGCAATGTCATTAAAGTTCATCTGATAGCACAGGTCAAAAAATTCCTCAAAATAATCCTCTATGGATCTGTTAAATTGGCGTAGTCCAAGGAGGGCAGAGGGTGTCTGCTGCACCCAGAAGTCAGAAGTCAGTTCGTCTGTACTCCTGACTGGTATCTAGCGTGGAGGCCCTtaagaacaaaaatatatgtgaaatataCTGCAACATATAATGcgatatattacataatacatttccatatattgGAAACTAGtacttatatttttcaatatacagcAATATATGCATTGACAATATAATGCTATGTAttgatacatacaaatatatttagaaatgaagaaatattcattgtttgattctttatttagtatacagtatacacacattcACTAAATGAGGTAAAGCAGATTTCTAATTGAAGCATGCTTTGCTTCTGGCTGCCAGAGGAgagtaaaaataaagtaaagtgtTATTTCACGTTTTTGCTCAATATCAATATGGGAGAGATCTGttagtgtttaattttgtaattgaAATGTAAAAGGGTTTCTCTGGTGTGTGCAAGTTTGTACCATTGTGCAGAGGGTTAGAGCCTGTGTTTAGGATGACTGGACAAATATCATTAGATTATAcattacttaattaaaataaataaataatggtttcaaaaacatcaccgggtgttcctcaccGTCGTGGCCCTGCgagaggacggctcccaacccgcTGTCTGACGCATCagtctgcagcaggaaggggcggtTGAAGTCGGGGGCACGGAGGACCGGTTCCGTGGTGAGGGCCGCCTTGATCGGTGGAACGCTGCTTCCGTCTCGGAGGTCCACGAGACCTTCTCCGGCTGCCctttcctggtcaggtctgtcaggggagaagctaaggaggagaagttagggataaagcagTGGTAAtaccccgccaaccccaaaaaggcccgcaCCTGTGTTTTGGAGGTGGGCCGCGGCGCGGAGAGGATAGCTGCCACCTTCTTCTCTTGAGGTCTGATGAGGCCCCGGCCCACCTGGTACCCCAAGTATTTAGCTTCGGCAAGGGCCAGATGAcacttccgggggttggcggtcaggCCAGCCCGGCGTAGTTCCGTCAGCACCCTCCGCAGCAGCTCCAGATGGCCCTCCCAGGTCTCCGAGTGAATTACGACATCATCAAGGTAGGCCACAGCGT encodes:
- the LOC109078942 gene encoding cytosolic phospholipase A2 gamma-like; this encodes MSASKLQESGEVRIAHSLHMNEEEFVARRRETVFQSMQKLKIHCSKDEVPNIALLGSGGGQRAMVGLLGSLVQLDKAGLLDCVLYLSGVSGSTWCMASLYKEPDWSTKLETVKDQIIERLSGPGVSWGDAFAKLKKYHKKDFFSLTDVWAAIAITTYVKEIDELTLTDQWDHLSKDPFPIYTVIDKQCKKEKEKGGDPWFEISPLEAGYSLTGAFVETSSFGSKFENGSKKKPQDEMDMLYLQEPKAPPAYKCYQVLIDLVEVNLAVLNGKDPSALVQTIKTTLEELGGGKNHLIIPGEKSTLAEKQAAKFDVKKFTEHILCLSICKCMTQWIWGRNYNFLHKMKNETVPPGLLKSETRDYIDAGLLLNSPYFSVLREERDIDLIISLDFSEGDPFMTVKKTQKLCEELNTPFPEVILREKAKNPKDFYVFKGKNAATVIHMPLFNVVNCGDNIEAWRNKYDTIQGSYSRKKITDLMDIAGKKNISNNREKLLEQIQAVIDQKRHK